In Bacteroides cellulosilyticus, the genomic stretch TAGGGGACAATAACCCTCCGTATCAGTTCGTCCAGCAAGAGGTCTTTCTCTACACCTGCCACATTGTTATTCTTCAGCACTTCGAACAATTCGGTATCCGTTGATTTCAGGATGACGGCGGCAAACAGCAGGGGGGCGATGATTCCGGCTATCTTGTTGCATAGCCCCATGATACTGATACGCCGGGCTGCCGACTCTATTGGTCCCAGTATGGTGACATAAGGATTTGCTACGGTTTGCAGGATGGACAGACCGGTACCTATGGTGAATAGTCCGGTCAGGAAGACGGGATAGGCCCGGGTGCAGGCTGCCGGAACGAATAGGACGGTCCCGGCTGCCATAAGCCACAATCCTGCGATAATACCCCGTTTGGGGCCGATCCGACCGATCAGTTTGGCAGCGGGAATAGACATCACAAGGTAAGCGATGTAGAATGCCAAGGTTACCAGATAAGACTGGGTGTGGGTTAACTCGCAAGCCACTTTGAAGTAGGGAATCAAGATGGAGTTTACCCAGGATACCAGTCCGAAGATGAAAAACAGCGTTCCCAGCATCAGCATAGGCAGCAGATTGGAGGAAGGCTTTTGTTGAACGTTACCTTTAAACATACCTTTTTACAGTTTTATATAAATACGTTTGCGATAGAGAATGTATCCCAATGCCCATATCACCCCGATGAAGAACAGGGCGTACACCAGAGAACCTGCATAATCTCCCAGCAAGGGTTGCAGCGTCCGGTTGTAGATAATTCCCCGGACACTGATGGTTGCTTCGCCCCACGGGATGAATGACAATCCGAACAGTACGCTGATGATCCACGCAACTACATACATGAAAAGCGGATTCACTCCGAAGGCTTCGAAGAAGCGGCACCAGCGCTTTTTCTGCCTGACGTCAATGATATCTATCAGTAAAGCAAGAAGCAGGGAAGCTGTTCCGGAAGTGATTAAAGTGTAAGAAGCAGTCCACAGTTTCTTGTTTATCGGATCGAGATATTGTAACAGGAAACCGGCGAACAACAGAACCGTACCGAACAGGGCGACCTGACGGATACGTTCCTTATTTTCCGCTATCCCCGTAATCAGGCTTCCAACGAACGTGCCGAACAGTACATGCGCCCAACAAGGAATCGTACTCAGCAGCCCTTCGGGTTCGAAAGCAAAGCTACCGCCCTCAGCGGCCTCTTTGATTAAATGTCCCGCTCCCAGCAGTTTGACGTCAATCACCGCAATCAGGTTGTCTGCCGAATGTACATATCCGTTGAAACATTGCAGCAACACAAGATATAGCAGCAGAATTCCTCCTGCCGTGGCAAGATAATACTTCTTTGGAATAAGAATTGCCAGGAATGCTCCGCCTGCATAAGCCAATGCCAACCGTTGCATGACACCGAGAATACGCAGATGTTCCCAGGAGAAAGTGCCGTAACAAAGTTTGGAGAAACAATCCAATGCTATTCCTACGGCAAAGAGAGCTACGGTCCGGCGGATGATTTTCAGGCTGACGGTGGTATTGAGTTTATCGAACTTGCGCAATGAAAAGTGGATGGCTACGCCCATGATAAACATAAAAAAGGGATAAACCAAGTCTGTGGGGGTTAATCCATGCCATCGTGCGTGTTGCAACGGGGCATAGACAGACTGCCAGGAACCGGGGTTGTTCACCAGTATCATTCCGGCTATGGTAATCCCTCTTATTACATCGAGTGCAAGTAATCTATTGTTTGGGGCCGACATAAGTGCTGAATGTTTTGATTATTAATAGTTTGGGTGCTCTTCATTAAATGAAAACACCCGGATGCTTTATTCTACTCTTGCAAAAGGTGGCATCTTTTGTAGCAAAAGATGCCATCTTTAACATCATAAGATGCCACCTTTCGTTGCAAAAGATACCATCTTTTGCATGTGATGTTTTATTGCTTCATATCCTTTCCTTTAATGAAACAGGTCTCCGGAATATGGCTTCTGCAAGAGGATGCTTAATGTTCGGTGAAAGCGTCATAGAGCACCTGAAGCAGACTCTCTTCTTTGTTGGGAGAATCGTGCGAGATAGCCCATATCATGATACCTCCGTAACCGTTGTCATTTACATACCCGGCTTTGGCACGCATGGTTGGTTTGCCGTTGTAGAAGAGTAGTCCGATTTCGTCCTTCTCCGTGGCCTGTTCGTTGGGATAATTCTTTAGAATCTCCTTGTACGGCATGTGTGTAGCCCCTACCGGGGTTTCATCGGATACGAAGTGTACACCGTAGAAAGGCACTCCGAGGATAATCTTCTCTTTGGGTACTCCGCGGATTTCACTCCAACGTTTGGCTGCCATGCGGAAGTGTTCCATGCTGGCGTGCTGAGCCACTTTCGATGATTTCCAACCACCGGTGAAGTCGTACACCATGATATTGACCAGGTCCAGATATTCAAACATTGAGTTGGTATATACGTTATAGTTTCCCCAGCCTCCGTTCCATTCCGGATAGTCGGCACTCACGGCGGCAGTCAGCAGTTTGCCTTTGGGAAGTTCCGCCCTCAGTTCTTTGTAGAAGTTTTCAAGGAGAGCTACTTTTTCCTTGTCGCCTTCTCCGTAGCCTTCCGGACCGCCTGCCCAGTGTTCGTAGTCGATGTCAAGACCGTCGAATTCCCAGTCTTCCACAGCTTTCAACAGTTCCTTTTTGAAGCGGTTGCGGTAAGTATCATTAAGCAGTACACCCGCCATAATGGCTTTGTTGCCGCCTCCACCTGCGGATAACAGAACTTTCACCCCTTTCTTTTGCCCTTCGCGGAAGATGGGCAAAAGCTTTTCGATGTTGGCGGCATCAGCCAGGCCACCTTCTTCTGTGGCGCGTCCGAAGGCGATGCTCAGGTGAGTCAATTGATCCCAGGGAATCTGGTATTCGGGAAGTTGTTCATATTGCAGGTATCCGAAGATAACCTTGGATGGTTTCTTGGGTGGTTCTTCCTGGAAGGTTCCTCCGCATCCGAAGAGGATGCAGAGAAGTGCCCATAGAGTCAGATATTTCATAGGTATCCGTATGTTTTTAAGGTGCTGTTACTACTAAAGTGAATTCTCTGAAATTAGTGGTTCCGTTTCGTACCGCTTCAAAGCGCAGCTTGAAACTTCCGGTCTGGGTGAATGTGTAGCTCAGTGTAGGGGCGGTTCCGATCACTTCACCGTCCAGCAACCACTTGACGGACACGCTGCCGTCTGCCGGAGAAACCAGGATAGGGAATTCCGTGAGGGTGCCTGCTATGGCTGATACACTTTCCAACATGTCGGTATAGATATAGAGTTCATCATCGGCAAAGGTCGGGTTGCTTGCCGAGTCGTCTTTACAACTTCCCATGGCGATGCCCAGGAAGCACAATATTAGAAAAATATACTTGGTTTTCATAATTTATCCGTTCTTTTTAATTGTGTAAACTTATTCTTTATCCCACCATACACGACTGGTCCAGCTGTCTGTTCCTCCCATGCGGCTGAGTGCTTCTTCCAGATTTTCCTTGTTCTTAATCTGTTCTTCCAGCGGATACATCATGCGGTTGGGGCGTTTGCCGTCCGATTCGTTTTCTGTGGGAGCCAGGTTGTAGAACTTAGTGTACTTGCTCGGCATACCGCTGCGCCGGATGTTAGACCAGGCTTCAATCGGGTCGAGGATATAGAGCAGCCACAGTTGTTTGTTGATCTCTTCCAGCGCCTCGGTGTCGCCTGCATCCAGCAGTGAAGACTGTTCTTCGGAGAGGGCTTCCAGTGTGGCGTCGTCGGGTACATTGGCGCCAAACAGGCTCCATTGCTTGATGGCGGCTACCAGACCTTTCTTATAGTGTTCCTTGGCACTTTCGGAAGATACATTCCAATGGCGGGCAGCGGCTTCGGCCAGGTAGAATTCTGTTTCGGCATAAGTCAGGTGCATATAAGGAGATGCCGGATCAGTCAGCAGTTTAGAGGGTTGCATCTTCTGGTAGTGGTGTGCTACACTTACATCTTTTCCATCGATATTGATGGTAAGAGCCGGTGCCCAGGCATTGTAGATGAAATCTTGTGCCGGCACTCCTTGGTACGAACCGGTCTTTTCGTAAACAATGGACGTGATATCCGTGCGTTTGCTGTCGGTATAGTAGGCGCCTCCGATGTAGAGAGTGCGCGGGTCGTTGGTGGAAGTCAGCGCTTCCAGCAATTCGTTGGTCATGCGGTAGTTGCTGTAAGTAGGATCTTCCAGCATCTGGTTGGCAAATCCGTTGCCCGGACCTTCGTCCAGCCTGCTCGATTCGTGAGCCACATAACAGATATCGCTGTTAGAAGTCATTACTCCTGCCTCATAAGCTGCTTTGGCTTCTTGCTGGGCAAGTGTGGGGTTGACTTTCAGCAGGCGCATGGAGATGCGCAGCCATAAGGAATTGGCAAACCGTCTCCATTTCTCGATGTCGCCATTGAAGTAAAGGTCGTTCTGCGGAGCCATAGCCGATGCGTCCAGTTGGGCGGAAGCGGCGCGGAGTTCGCTCAGGAAATCCATGTAGATATCTTCTTGCTTGTCGTATCGGGGTTTCACGATGTTTTCATTGTATATCTTTCCGGCTTCAAAGTACGGAATATCACCGTAATAATCCGTCAGTTTAAGGAAAGCCTCTACTTTCAGGATGCGTCCGATGGCATTCAGATTGATTTCTTCCGGATTGTCGGCGGTCTGGCTGACCAGTGCGACTGCATTCTTAATGATATCGGGATAATAGGCTACCCAGAGGCGTTCCATGTAGGCAATGTTCTTTTTGGCTTTTCCGCCGTACTCCTGCATACTCCAGCCACCAATCCAGTGGTTGACGAATGCCCCCGGATAGATAAAGTAGCGGATGGTGTTCTGCATGTATTGCGAATGAGTCAATTGTATGGTCGGAATCAGCAGATGCGGGGATATGCTGGTTGCCTTGGTCGGATTCTCGTTCAGTTCAGTCAGGTCTACACAGCTGCACAGGCAGATGAGGCCGATAAATAAGGAACTCCATTTTATATTTTTCATGTTGGTATGCATTTTAGAATTTGACATTGATGCCGAAGCCGAAGGTGCGGCGTGAAGGTAATGAGCCATACTCGAAGCCCTGTCCGTTACCGTTGTTGTAAGAAGATTCAGGGTCGATGTTGTCTACTTTTGAATAGATCAGCAGCAGGTTGCGACCGTAAGCCGAGAGGGTGACGGACTCAATAGGAGTATGTACGAACCACTTCTTGGGGCATGAGTAAGAGAGTGATACTTCACGCAGTTTCACGAAAGAGTTGTCGCAGATGAACGGTTCGGGGGAAGAGTTCTGCAAGGCCTGCCAGTATTTGGCGGGATCTACGTACACATCGTTGGGCACATAGCTTACGTTACCGTCGGCATCGGTTACGGCTTTTACTCCCTTACCTACATAACCTCCGGTCGGTGTCCAGTCTTTGGCATCCACGTTGGCCGACAGGCGGGCTTGTTCGGAGGCGTACCAGCCTTCGCGTCCTTCCAGGGTTTCTTTGGAAGTACCGTTTACGTGCGACTGCATCTTACTCATGGAATAAACGTCCGCACCGAATTTCATATCTACCAGTACACTCATAGATAAGTTCTTGTAAGAGAAAGCATTGCGGAAACCTAAAGTGAAGTCGTAGTTGCCGTTCCCTAACACGGATACTTTATCGTCGAAAGTAGGCAGACCGTTTTCATAAATCACTTCGCCGGCTTCTGTACGGTTCAGTTTCTTACCTACGATGACACCGTAAGGTTGTCCTTCGCTTGCGTAGATGAAGGCGTTGGCCCAGCGGGCGGCTGCCAGTTCAAAGTCTTTCACGTCTTCGTGCAGTTTCACTACTTCATTATAGTTCTTGGCGAAGTTGATATTGGCATCCCAGGTGAAATTTTTGGTTTTCACCGGTACGAGTGACAGGGAAGCTTCGATACCTTTGTTGGAAATTTCACCGGCATTGATCATGGCACGGCTGTATCCGGTAGATTGTGAAACCGGCAATGACAGGATCTGGTCTTTGGTTATCTGCTGGTAATAAGTAAAGTCCAGTCCCAGGCGGTTATCCAGGAAACGCACATCCATACCTAATTCGAAAGAGTAAGTCGAGGTCGGTTTCAGGTTGGCATTAGGCACGGAACCGGAAGTGATGTAGCCCAAGGAAGTTCCTTTATTGGTATAAGGTTTCAGGCCGTATTCCAATTGAAGCTGATAGGGGCTTGTGTCACCACCTACTTTAGCCCATGAAGCACGCAACTTACCGAAGGTGAACCATTCTTTGTGCTCAAAGAGGTTGGAGAATATCAAGCTTCCCGAAACCGAAGGATAGAAATAAGAACGGTTCTTGGGACTTAGAGTGGACGACACGTCATTACGGAACGTTGCATCGAGGTATGCAAACTCTTTGTAACCCAGGCTGACCTGTCCGAACAGGGAGCGCACGGCTTTACGCACCAGGGCATGTTCGGTTTCTATGCTGGAATAGTTGGTGATGTCCTGTAAATCGGGGATTACCTGCGTTTGTCCGGTCTGGATCATGGATTCGTACTCATAGCGCATCACATTGCCGCCGACGAAAGCCGATACATCGAAATCACCGAAACGCTTTTGGAAACGAAGCATCATCTCGAAGTTGTACTGCATCACGTTGTTGGTCATTTCCTTCATCATTCCATCGGTAAATCCGGGGGTATACATCGGAGTGAAATCGGTGAAGCGGAAGGTGTAGGAGTCCAGACCGGCTTTGAAGCTGGCTTTCAGATAATCGGTGAATGCATAGTAGAGGCGTCCCTGTCCGATGAGGCGGTCGCGCTTGGACTTATTGCTCATTTCATTGATTACCCAGTAGGGGTTGATGCGGTATTTGTCACCGTTCCAGTCATTGTAACGTCCGGTTTCGTCCTTGTAGTTACTGGATAACCATTTCTGGTCAAAACTCGGTGCGATACCTATCAGGGCATTACCAAGATTACTCGGACTGTCGGACAAGGCGGGACGGTTCTGCACGGATTCGTAACTGTAAGTGGCCTGTGCTTCTACGGTCAGGCGTTTGGAAAGCTGGGTGTTTCCTTTAAAGGAGACACTGGTACGGCTCAGTTCCGATTCGGGCACGATATCCCAGTTGCGCATATCAGATACGGATACACGGAAAGCCGACAAGTCATTGGTCTTGCTGAAGGCAACGGCATTGGTGGTAGTGATACCGGTATCGAAGAAACTCAGGATGTTGTTGTTCACATTACTATACTTCCGTATCTCATCATTATAGATATGTACATCCATGTTGGGATCTAACTTTCCACCCCAAGCCACTTGTGAAGTGGTCGATGCCGACTGACCGGACATAGAGGGACGTCCGTCGCGGCCCTGACCGTAGACGCGCTGGTAATCGTCGAAGCCGGTCAGCAATTTAACAATGCTCAGGTTGGATGAGAACTCCACACCTATACCCTTTTTCTTCTGGGCGGACTTAGTGGTGATGAGGACAACACCGTTGGAAGCTCTGGAGCCATAAAGTGCGGAAGCGGACGGGCCTTTCAGGATAGAAATGTTTTCAATATCATCCGGGTTGAGGGAGGACAATACGTCACCATAATCGTAACCACCCCATTTGCCTGCACCTTCCAGTTCCGTATTGTCCACCGGCATACCGTCGATGACATATAGGGGCTGGTTGGAACCTGTCAGCTGGGAATTACCGCGGATAATGACGCGTGTGGAACCGGAAGGGCCTGCTGTTGTGGAAGAGATATCCACACCGGCTACTTTACCCGAGATGGCAGACATTACATTCTGCTCGTTACCGGCTGTCAGTGCGTCATTGTTTACGGAAGATACGGCGTAACCTAAAGCTTTGGCTTCACGCTTGATGCCGAGGGCGGTCACTACCACTTCGTCTATCTTCACGGCTTCTTCCTGAAGGATGATGGTGATTTGGGAACGTCCTTCTACTTTGATTTCTTCTGATTTCATTCCGATATAGCCGACGCGTAACACGGCGTTGCGCGAAGAAGCATTGATGGTAAAGCGTCCTTCTACATCGGTAATGACACCTGTCTGGTTGCTTTTGTCTTGAATAGTAGCCCCGATAATGGGTTCTTTGTCTACTCCGATAACGATACCGGATACCTTGAAATTGCTTTGAGCCAGAGTAATCAAGCTACAGCACATACATACAATGAGGAAGATACTTCGCATTGAAGTGTTCTTTCCTGACGAGTTAGGTAAAAGAATAAAATTTCTCACTGTTTCTCATTGGTTATTAGGGTTAATAATAGTGGTTGTTTTCCCGTACTTATAGTAATTCCTATATTGGGTTGGAGTCATCTGATAGATTCGTTTAAAGGATTTGGTAAGATTGATGTAATCTTCATAACCCAGTTCAAAGGCTATATCCATGATGGGCAGGTCTGAGGTTAACAGTTTCTCGGCGAAACAGGAAGTGCGGTAATCCAGTATATATTGGTAAATGGAAATGCCGACTTCCTTACGGAAATGTTTTTCCAGTACACGGCGTGAAACACAAAGGCGGTTCAGTATTTCTGTGATGCTGATAAGTCCGTTGTTCTCCGCCTCAATAAGTTTCAGGGCATCAAGGATCAGTTTGTCGCTTACCGAGTATCCTTCTGTTGACTTTCTGCGTTCAATACGGATGGGATTGATAACGATATTGAATTGCGGCAGTTGTCTATCTTTCACAATGCTGTGCAGCAGTTTGGCTGCCTGATATCCGCCATTCTTTACATCCAGCATGATGGAAGAAAGGGGAGGGTCGGACATATTGCAGAGTATTTCGTCATTATCCACTCCCAAAACAGCCAGATTCTGGGGGACTTGAATGTTGCTGATACCGCAGACTTCGGTTATGCGTAAGGCGAATACGTCGTCGCAGGCAAACAAGGCTGTGGGATGGGGGAGTTGCTGCAACCAGGCTTGGAGGGTCTGCTGGTCGGAAGTAGAGCCATACCGGATATTGCTCTCTTCATTATAGATATAGGCATGCTGCCCTACTTCGGCAAGGCGGGTACAGAAACCCTCTTCACGTTCGCGTGACCAGATTGTATCACTGGTGCCGTAGAAAGCAAAATTAGTGTAACCTTTCCGCAAGAAGTAGTTGGCGGCCATTTCACCGGTGCCGTAGTAATCACCGGTAATATTGGATATGCCGTCCACACGGTTGGTGTAGTTTTGCAGGATGACAGGGATGCCTATGGAGCGCAGCCGTTCGGTATTTACTTCGGACAGCTGTCCCATGATGGCATCCGCTCCCCAACGCTGAGCAATATCAATGACTGTTTCGATTGCTTTTTCGTCATTGAAGTCTTCACGGCTCAATGGAATTCGATAAAAGCGCCAGTTGCCCACTTCCATGGAATATCGCAGGAAACCTTTTAATAAAAGGCGGCTGTACGCGCTGGTAAAATCGGATAATAGCAGTACTTTCAGCATACGGTATTAAATTTGCGGTTCGCTTTTTAATTGTTCGCTGCAAATTTAAGCCGTTTGCGTTTGTTGATATGCGTCAGTATGCGTTTATTTGTTGTTGATTTGCGTCAATACAATTGTCTCCTATCTATCATATTCTTTTAGCTCTGTATTCTTTCGGTGACATCCCCGTATGCTTCTTGAAGTACCGTCCGAAGAACGACTGGTCGGGAAAATTATACCGGTCGGCTATCTCTTTCAGTGAGAGGTTGGTGGATTGTAGGGCGACTTTGATTTCCAATGTGAGGAACTCATCAATGATTTCTTTAGCGGAAATCTGACCTACCTCTTTAGTAATAGCGGAAAGGTAACGTGTAGAAATACAAAGTTGCTCGGCATAAAAGGCTACATCCCGTTGTGCGGTACAATTGGTGTGTACCAGGTGAATGAACTTTTTGAACAGTTGTCCTTTCCGGTTCCCTCCTTCCAATTGCTCTTTGGTGAAGTATCGCTGCACCTTATCATAAGTATCCAGAAAGAATATCTGAAGCAGGTTCTGGGCAATACTTTCGCGGAACTGGTTTTCCTTGTCGGCATAGATGGCGGCGCTTGCCTCTATCATTCTCAGGATGGGGCGTATTGTTTCGAGTCTGGTATGTGTATAACAGGAGTTTTCTTTCATGAAATGGATGAATGCCGGGTCCAGTCGGAAACAGGCGACCTTCATCATCTCGCCCGAATAAGCGAAATAGTGTATTTGGAAGTCCGGGCTGGCCGATCTGAGCGAAAGAATAGAGCCGGGCAATAACATAATGTTCGTATTCGGTATAATGTGATGCTTCTCCAGATCTATGGTGATTTCCGCTTCTCCGCCGGAACAGAATAAAAGGACTCCATTCGTTAATTTGACGAGTCGGTTGTGGTAAAACTCCAGGTTATCGCTCCCGGATCTGAAGGTTTCTGCTTTCGTAGTTAATAATGGATTCATACTTTATCTTTTTAAAGTTTTGTTGGAACAAAGGTAGAAGTTCTTTTTGGAATGTTAAGCAAACCGTTCCGAAAATGAACAAAGGAGTGCGACAAATGAAACAAGTTGTTGTTCAAAAACGGCATACCTTTGCCGCCGACATAACAAAAGATGTTTTTAAAAAGATTGTAGTATGACAACAAAGAAGAGATTGATTAGACAAATGATGACATTCATTTGTGGAGTAACATTGGTAGCATGCGGACAGGCTCCTACCGTGCAGACCAGTTCTGAGTATGAGGTGATGAGAATCACGACATCCGACAAGGAATTGCAAACGACCTATTCAGCGAGTATCCGGGGAAGACAAGACATTGACATTTACCCGCAGGTATCAGGTTTCCTGACTAAACTCTGTGTGGAAGAAGGTCAGGCAGTCCGCAAAGGACAAGTCTTGTTTATTATTGACCAAGTGCCTTACCGTGCGGCTTTGCAGACTGCGGAAGCCAATGTGGAAGCGGCGCGTGCAAGTGTAGCTACGGCTCAACTGACGTATGACAGTAAAAAAGAATTGTTTGCCCAGAACGTGATTTCCGAGTTCGATTTGCAGACATCTTATAATAACCTGCTGACGGCGAAAGCGCAATTGGCGCAGACGGAAGCGCAACGTGTAAGTGCCGCCAATAACCTTTCTTATACGGAAGTGAAAAGTCCTGCCGACGGTGTTGTAGGCACTCTACCCTATCGTGTGGGCGCTTTGGTTAGTGCCAGCCTGCCTAAACCGTTGACTACGGTTTCTGATAATTCCGATATGTACGTTTACTTCTCGATGACAGAAAACCAGTTGCTGGATATGACGCGCCGCTACGGTTCCAGGAGTAAAGCATTGGAGGAAATGCCTGCTATTGGACTGATTTTGAATGATAAATCCACCTATCCTTCGCAAGGTAAGATTGAAACAATCAGTGGGGTTATCGATACTTCTACCGGAACTGTCAGTCTGCGTGCCGTATTCCCGAATAAAGAAGGATTGTTACAGAGTGGGGGAGCCGGCAATGTAGTGGTTCCTGTTCAAAAACGGAACTGTATCGTTGTTCCGCAAGCGGCTACTTATGAAGTGCAGGATAAAGTGTTCGTATTTAAAGTAGTAGATGGTAAAGCGCAGTCTGCCCCGGTGGAGGTGACCCGTGTAAATGGTGGAAAAGAGTATATCGTAGACAAGGGCTTGAATGTGGGTGATGTAATTGTGGCTGAAGGCGTAGGATTATTGCGCGAAGGTACACCTATTCAAGCTAAGGCAGCATCCTCTGCAACACAAGAAACCGCTAATCAACAAACAAAGGAGGATTAATCCATGAATCTGAGAACATTTATTGAACGCCCGGTATTTTCGGCGGTCATTTCTATAACGATTGTCATTCTGGGTATCATCGGGTTGTTTACCCTGCCCGTCGAACAATATCCCGATATTGCTCCGCCTACCGTTATGGTAAGCAC encodes the following:
- a CDS encoding acyltransferase family protein; amino-acid sequence: MSAPNNRLLALDVIRGITIAGMILVNNPGSWQSVYAPLQHARWHGLTPTDLVYPFFMFIMGVAIHFSLRKFDKLNTTVSLKIIRRTVALFAVGIALDCFSKLCYGTFSWEHLRILGVMQRLALAYAGGAFLAILIPKKYYLATAGGILLLYLVLLQCFNGYVHSADNLIAVIDVKLLGAGHLIKEAAEGGSFAFEPEGLLSTIPCWAHVLFGTFVGSLITGIAENKERIRQVALFGTVLLFAGFLLQYLDPINKKLWTASYTLITSGTASLLLALLIDIIDVRQKKRWCRFFEAFGVNPLFMYVVAWIISVLFGLSFIPWGEATISVRGIIYNRTLQPLLGDYAGSLVYALFFIGVIWALGYILYRKRIYIKL
- a CDS encoding glycoside hydrolase family 18 protein; this encodes MKYLTLWALLCILFGCGGTFQEEPPKKPSKVIFGYLQYEQLPEYQIPWDQLTHLSIAFGRATEEGGLADAANIEKLLPIFREGQKKGVKVLLSAGGGGNKAIMAGVLLNDTYRNRFKKELLKAVEDWEFDGLDIDYEHWAGGPEGYGEGDKEKVALLENFYKELRAELPKGKLLTAAVSADYPEWNGGWGNYNVYTNSMFEYLDLVNIMVYDFTGGWKSSKVAQHASMEHFRMAAKRWSEIRGVPKEKIILGVPFYGVHFVSDETPVGATHMPYKEILKNYPNEQATEKDEIGLLFYNGKPTMRAKAGYVNDNGYGGIMIWAISHDSPNKEESLLQVLYDAFTEH
- a CDS encoding PKD-like domain-containing protein, which encodes MKTKYIFLILCFLGIAMGSCKDDSASNPTFADDELYIYTDMLESVSAIAGTLTEFPILVSPADGSVSVKWLLDGEVIGTAPTLSYTFTQTGSFKLRFEAVRNGTTNFREFTLVVTAP
- a CDS encoding SusD/RagB family nutrient-binding outer membrane lipoprotein, yielding MKNIKWSSLFIGLICLCSCVDLTELNENPTKATSISPHLLIPTIQLTHSQYMQNTIRYFIYPGAFVNHWIGGWSMQEYGGKAKKNIAYMERLWVAYYPDIIKNAVALVSQTADNPEEINLNAIGRILKVEAFLKLTDYYGDIPYFEAGKIYNENIVKPRYDKQEDIYMDFLSELRAASAQLDASAMAPQNDLYFNGDIEKWRRFANSLWLRISMRLLKVNPTLAQQEAKAAYEAGVMTSNSDICYVAHESSRLDEGPGNGFANQMLEDPTYSNYRMTNELLEALTSTNDPRTLYIGGAYYTDSKRTDITSIVYEKTGSYQGVPAQDFIYNAWAPALTINIDGKDVSVAHHYQKMQPSKLLTDPASPYMHLTYAETEFYLAEAAARHWNVSSESAKEHYKKGLVAAIKQWSLFGANVPDDATLEALSEEQSSLLDAGDTEALEEINKQLWLLYILDPIEAWSNIRRSGMPSKYTKFYNLAPTENESDGKRPNRMMYPLEEQIKNKENLEEALSRMGGTDSWTSRVWWDKE
- a CDS encoding SusC/RagA family TonB-linked outer membrane protein translates to MRSIFLIVCMCCSLITLAQSNFKVSGIVIGVDKEPIIGATIQDKSNQTGVITDVEGRFTINASSRNAVLRVGYIGMKSEEIKVEGRSQITIILQEEAVKIDEVVVTALGIKREAKALGYAVSSVNNDALTAGNEQNVMSAISGKVAGVDISSTTAGPSGSTRVIIRGNSQLTGSNQPLYVIDGMPVDNTELEGAGKWGGYDYGDVLSSLNPDDIENISILKGPSASALYGSRASNGVVLITTKSAQKKKGIGVEFSSNLSIVKLLTGFDDYQRVYGQGRDGRPSMSGQSASTTSQVAWGGKLDPNMDVHIYNDEIRKYSNVNNNILSFFDTGITTTNAVAFSKTNDLSAFRVSVSDMRNWDIVPESELSRTSVSFKGNTQLSKRLTVEAQATYSYESVQNRPALSDSPSNLGNALIGIAPSFDQKWLSSNYKDETGRYNDWNGDKYRINPYWVINEMSNKSKRDRLIGQGRLYYAFTDYLKASFKAGLDSYTFRFTDFTPMYTPGFTDGMMKEMTNNVMQYNFEMMLRFQKRFGDFDVSAFVGGNVMRYEYESMIQTGQTQVIPDLQDITNYSSIETEHALVRKAVRSLFGQVSLGYKEFAYLDATFRNDVSSTLSPKNRSYFYPSVSGSLIFSNLFEHKEWFTFGKLRASWAKVGGDTSPYQLQLEYGLKPYTNKGTSLGYITSGSVPNANLKPTSTYSFELGMDVRFLDNRLGLDFTYYQQITKDQILSLPVSQSTGYSRAMINAGEISNKGIEASLSLVPVKTKNFTWDANINFAKNYNEVVKLHEDVKDFELAAARWANAFIYASEGQPYGVIVGKKLNRTEAGEVIYENGLPTFDDKVSVLGNGNYDFTLGFRNAFSYKNLSMSVLVDMKFGADVYSMSKMQSHVNGTSKETLEGREGWYASEQARLSANVDAKDWTPTGGYVGKGVKAVTDADGNVSYVPNDVYVDPAKYWQALQNSSPEPFICDNSFVKLREVSLSYSCPKKWFVHTPIESVTLSAYGRNLLLIYSKVDNIDPESSYNNGNGQGFEYGSLPSRRTFGFGINVKF
- a CDS encoding DNA-binding transcriptional regulator; amino-acid sequence: MLKVLLLSDFTSAYSRLLLKGFLRYSMEVGNWRFYRIPLSREDFNDEKAIETVIDIAQRWGADAIMGQLSEVNTERLRSIGIPVILQNYTNRVDGISNITGDYYGTGEMAANYFLRKGYTNFAFYGTSDTIWSREREEGFCTRLAEVGQHAYIYNEESNIRYGSTSDQQTLQAWLQQLPHPTALFACDDVFALRITEVCGISNIQVPQNLAVLGVDNDEILCNMSDPPLSSIMLDVKNGGYQAAKLLHSIVKDRQLPQFNIVINPIRIERRKSTEGYSVSDKLILDALKLIEAENNGLISITEILNRLCVSRRVLEKHFRKEVGISIYQYILDYRTSCFAEKLLTSDLPIMDIAFELGYEDYINLTKSFKRIYQMTPTQYRNYYKYGKTTTIINPNNQ
- a CDS encoding helix-turn-helix domain-containing protein, giving the protein MNPLLTTKAETFRSGSDNLEFYHNRLVKLTNGVLLFCSGGEAEITIDLEKHHIIPNTNIMLLPGSILSLRSASPDFQIHYFAYSGEMMKVACFRLDPAFIHFMKENSCYTHTRLETIRPILRMIEASAAIYADKENQFRESIAQNLLQIFFLDTYDKVQRYFTKEQLEGGNRKGQLFKKFIHLVHTNCTAQRDVAFYAEQLCISTRYLSAITKEVGQISAKEIIDEFLTLEIKVALQSTNLSLKEIADRYNFPDQSFFGRYFKKHTGMSPKEYRAKRI
- a CDS encoding efflux RND transporter periplasmic adaptor subunit, yielding MTTKKRLIRQMMTFICGVTLVACGQAPTVQTSSEYEVMRITTSDKELQTTYSASIRGRQDIDIYPQVSGFLTKLCVEEGQAVRKGQVLFIIDQVPYRAALQTAEANVEAARASVATAQLTYDSKKELFAQNVISEFDLQTSYNNLLTAKAQLAQTEAQRVSAANNLSYTEVKSPADGVVGTLPYRVGALVSASLPKPLTTVSDNSDMYVYFSMTENQLLDMTRRYGSRSKALEEMPAIGLILNDKSTYPSQGKIETISGVIDTSTGTVSLRAVFPNKEGLLQSGGAGNVVVPVQKRNCIVVPQAATYEVQDKVFVFKVVDGKAQSAPVEVTRVNGGKEYIVDKGLNVGDVIVAEGVGLLREGTPIQAKAASSATQETANQQTKED